A single window of Providencia alcalifaciens DNA harbors:
- the trmJ gene encoding tRNA (cytosine(32)/uridine(32)-2'-O)-methyltransferase TrmJ has product MLENIRIVLVETSHTGNMGSTARAMKTMGLSNLYLVNPLVEPDSHSIALSAGASDVIGNAKIVKSLDEALEGCKLVIGTSARSRTLSWPMVEPRECGVKSVEQSKESPVAIVFGRERVGLTNEELQKCNYHLYIPTNPEYGSLNLAMAVQLVSYEIRMAYLAIEEKNTQTSTDDEVEYPPAEDLERFYVHLESVLNESGFIRKAHPGLIMNKLRRLFTRAHVETQELHILRGILTSMEKWAKK; this is encoded by the coding sequence ATGCTAGAAAATATTCGTATCGTTCTTGTTGAAACCTCACACACTGGCAATATGGGCTCAACCGCTCGCGCAATGAAAACTATGGGGCTTTCAAATCTCTATTTAGTTAATCCTCTCGTCGAGCCTGATTCCCATTCTATTGCATTATCCGCAGGGGCAAGTGATGTGATTGGCAATGCTAAAATCGTAAAATCTCTCGATGAAGCGCTAGAAGGGTGTAAATTAGTCATTGGTACCAGCGCACGCTCTCGCACACTTTCTTGGCCAATGGTCGAGCCTCGTGAATGCGGTGTGAAATCTGTTGAGCAGTCAAAAGAGTCACCAGTTGCGATTGTCTTTGGTCGTGAGCGCGTCGGCTTAACCAACGAAGAGTTGCAAAAATGTAACTATCATTTGTATATTCCGACCAACCCAGAATACGGTTCGCTGAATTTGGCAATGGCGGTTCAATTAGTTAGCTACGAGATCCGCATGGCGTATTTGGCAATTGAAGAAAAAAATACGCAAACATCGACCGATGATGAGGTAGAATATCCACCAGCGGAAGATTTAGAACGTTTCTATGTTCATCTTGAAAGCGTATTGAACGAATCTGGCTTTATTCGCAAGGCGCACCCAGGGTTAATTATGAATAAACTGCGACGTTTATTTACCCGTGCCCATGTTGAAACCCAAGAGTTGCACATTCTTCGTGGCATTTTGACATCAATGGAAAAATGGGCGAAAAAATGA
- the hmpA gene encoding NO-inducible flavohemoprotein produces the protein MLDQQTIATIKSTIPAIAATGPKLTAHFYDRMFKQHPELKDIFNMRNQTNGDQREALFNAICAYAVHIETPEALIGAVEKIAQKHASLNIKPEHYPIVGENLLAAIDELLSPGQEVLDAWGRAYGVLADIFINRESAIYHENAEKSGGWEGLREFKVTKKQPQSAVITSFELTPVDGKAVADYHPGQYITVYLNENSFENQEIRQYSLTTAPNGKTYRIAVKREEQGIVSGFLHQNLNEGDIVRLAPPCGDFYLDVEPKTPVTLISAGVGLTPMLSMLNHLTIHQHQAPVNWLHAAENGDVHAFNQEVSQLMTQHKQGHSAIWFNQPAPQDQQGEDYQYRGLLDLTQVKEKVLQPNMQFYFCGPVGFMQHVGKQLIEMGVAADNIHYECFGPHKVLPLN, from the coding sequence ATGCTTGATCAACAAACTATCGCCACAATTAAATCCACCATCCCTGCCATCGCAGCAACTGGTCCTAAATTGACCGCTCACTTTTATGACAGAATGTTTAAACAACATCCTGAACTGAAAGATATTTTCAATATGAGAAATCAAACGAATGGCGATCAGCGTGAAGCCCTATTCAACGCCATTTGCGCCTATGCAGTCCATATTGAAACCCCAGAAGCGTTAATTGGTGCAGTGGAGAAAATCGCGCAAAAACACGCCAGCTTAAATATCAAACCAGAACATTACCCGATTGTCGGGGAAAACCTGCTCGCTGCGATTGATGAGCTACTGAGCCCAGGTCAGGAAGTGTTGGACGCATGGGGAAGAGCTTATGGCGTGCTGGCAGATATTTTCATTAACCGTGAAAGCGCGATCTACCATGAAAACGCCGAGAAATCTGGCGGATGGGAAGGCTTACGTGAATTCAAAGTCACTAAAAAGCAGCCTCAAAGTGCCGTTATCACCAGTTTTGAACTCACTCCAGTAGATGGTAAAGCGGTGGCGGATTATCATCCGGGACAATATATTACTGTATACCTGAATGAAAATAGTTTTGAAAATCAAGAGATTCGCCAGTATTCACTCACTACTGCGCCAAATGGAAAAACCTACCGTATTGCAGTGAAACGTGAAGAACAAGGCATCGTTTCAGGCTTCTTACATCAAAATCTCAATGAAGGCGATATTGTTCGTTTAGCGCCACCATGCGGTGATTTTTACCTTGATGTCGAGCCGAAAACGCCAGTGACTTTAATCTCTGCTGGCGTCGGCTTAACACCAATGCTTAGCATGCTTAACCACCTCACCATACACCAACACCAAGCACCTGTGAATTGGCTACATGCTGCTGAAAATGGGGATGTACACGCTTTTAATCAAGAAGTTAGTCAATTAATGACGCAACACAAGCAAGGCCATTCCGCAATTTGGTTTAATCAGCCCGCGCCACAAGACCAACAAGGTGAAGATTACCAATACCGAGGATTACTGGATTTAACGCAAGTTAAAGAGAAAGTGCTTCAGCCAAATATGCAATTCTATTTCTGTGGGCCTGTTGGCTTTATGCAACATGTTGGAAAGCAGCTAATTGAAATGGGTGTTGCTGCCGATAACATTCATTATGAGTGTTTTGGCCCTCATAAAGTATTACCGTTAAATTAA
- the glyA gene encoding serine hydroxymethyltransferase, translated as MLKREMNIADYDPQLWEAMEKEVQRQEEHIELIASENYTSPRVMQAQGSQLTNKYAEGYPTKRYYGGCEFVDVVEQLAIDRAKELFGADYANVQPHSGSQANAAVYMALLQPGDTVLGMNLAHGGHLTHGSPVNFSGKLYNIVPYGIDESGKIDYDDIAAQAKKHQPKMIIGGFSAYSGVVDWAKMREIADSIGAYLFVDMAHVAGLVAAGVYPNPVPHAHVVTTTTHKTLAGPRGGLILAKGGDEDLYKRLNSAVFPGSQGGPLMHVIAGKAVALKEAMEPAFKTYQQQVAKNAKAMVEVFQKRGFKVVSGGTENHLFLVDLVDKDITGKDADAALGRANITVNKNSVPNDPKSPFVTSGVRIGSPAITRRGFNEADARELAGWMCDILDNLNDEATIEAVKQKVLAICKKYPVYA; from the coding sequence ATGTTAAAGCGTGAAATGAATATTGCAGATTACGACCCACAACTGTGGGAAGCAATGGAAAAAGAAGTACAACGTCAAGAAGAACACATTGAATTAATTGCTTCTGAAAACTATACCAGCCCACGAGTTATGCAGGCTCAAGGCTCTCAGCTGACCAATAAGTATGCGGAAGGTTATCCAACTAAGCGTTATTATGGTGGTTGTGAATTCGTTGATGTGGTTGAGCAATTAGCTATCGACCGCGCAAAAGAGTTATTTGGTGCTGACTACGCAAACGTACAGCCACACTCAGGTTCACAAGCTAACGCTGCCGTTTATATGGCGCTGCTGCAACCAGGTGACACTGTATTAGGTATGAACCTTGCACACGGTGGTCACTTAACTCACGGTTCTCCAGTAAACTTCTCCGGCAAACTGTATAACATCGTTCCTTATGGTATCGATGAAAGCGGTAAAATCGATTACGACGATATTGCAGCTCAAGCGAAAAAACATCAACCAAAAATGATCATCGGCGGCTTCTCCGCATATTCTGGTGTGGTTGATTGGGCTAAGATGCGTGAAATCGCTGACAGCATCGGTGCTTACCTGTTCGTTGATATGGCTCACGTTGCAGGTCTGGTGGCGGCAGGTGTTTACCCTAACCCAGTTCCACATGCTCACGTCGTTACTACAACAACGCACAAAACTTTAGCGGGCCCACGTGGTGGTCTGATTTTAGCTAAAGGCGGCGATGAAGACCTGTATAAGCGTCTGAACTCTGCGGTATTCCCAGGTTCACAAGGCGGTCCTCTGATGCATGTTATCGCAGGTAAAGCGGTAGCACTGAAAGAAGCGATGGAGCCTGCGTTCAAAACTTACCAACAGCAAGTCGCTAAAAATGCGAAAGCGATGGTTGAAGTGTTCCAAAAGCGCGGTTTTAAAGTGGTATCTGGCGGCACTGAAAACCACCTGTTCTTAGTTGACTTAGTTGACAAAGATATCACAGGTAAAGACGCTGACGCTGCACTGGGTCGCGCAAATATTACTGTAAACAAAAACAGCGTACCTAACGATCCGAAGAGCCCATTTGTGACTTCTGGTGTGCGTATCGGTTCTCCTGCAATTACACGTCGTGGCTTCAATGAAGCAGATGCACGCGAGCTAGCTGGCTGGATGTGTGATATTCTGGATAACCTCAATGACGAAGCGACCATTGAAGCTGTTAAACAGAAAGTATTAGCTATCTGCAAAAAATACCCAGTTTATGCATAA
- a CDS encoding NAD+ synthase yields MSRKLNISLAQLNWLVGDIEGNCERMLQTVEEHAENTDIVMFSELALTGYSPEDLLFRHDFEERCTAQLKRLQQASGQCGIIVGHPWYEDNEIYNALSFFHQGKLLARYFKQELPNYGVFDEPRYFTAAEKTCVVEFKGYQLGLLICEDIWYDEPIDAVKGAGAELVLTINASPYDLNKEHIRSDLLVEHAQRTGMPIVYLNQVGGQDELVFDGGSKVLANKGKQVYQLAEFAEQVATVTFEDVKLVTEQPKQPEASQIAQVYQALVLATRDYINKNGFNGAILGLSGGIDSGLTVAIAADAIGKDRVQAVMMPFRYTAEMSIHDAKEQAELLGVEFDIVSIEPMFDAFMAQLQPMFEGTQPDTTEENLQARCRAVILMAMSNKRRRLVLTTSNKSESAVGYSTLYGDMAGGFDVLKDVPKTLVFELAKYRNTISPAIPQRVIDRPPSAELAPGQLDQDSLPPYDVLDAILDGYVEKDLSVADLIKLGFDREIVRKVVRLVDINEYKRRQAPVGPRITMRNFGKDRRYPITSGFGRKNWS; encoded by the coding sequence ATGAGCCGTAAGCTTAATATCTCACTGGCACAACTTAACTGGCTGGTTGGCGACATCGAAGGCAACTGCGAACGGATGTTGCAAACTGTTGAAGAGCATGCCGAAAATACTGATATCGTCATGTTTTCTGAGTTGGCTCTAACAGGCTACTCCCCTGAAGATTTACTCTTCCGCCACGATTTTGAAGAGCGTTGCACCGCGCAATTAAAACGTTTACAACAAGCTAGCGGTCAATGTGGAATTATCGTAGGCCATCCGTGGTACGAAGATAATGAAATTTATAACGCATTATCATTTTTTCACCAAGGAAAGCTATTAGCCCGTTACTTTAAGCAAGAACTGCCTAATTACGGTGTTTTTGATGAGCCTCGTTATTTCACTGCGGCAGAAAAAACGTGCGTGGTGGAATTCAAAGGTTATCAGCTCGGTTTACTGATTTGCGAAGATATTTGGTATGACGAGCCGATTGATGCGGTAAAAGGGGCGGGAGCTGAGTTGGTTCTCACCATTAATGCTTCACCGTATGATTTAAATAAAGAGCACATTCGCAGTGATCTGCTGGTGGAACATGCTCAGCGTACAGGCATGCCGATTGTCTATCTTAACCAAGTGGGTGGACAGGACGAACTCGTGTTTGATGGCGGCTCGAAAGTGCTGGCAAACAAAGGTAAGCAAGTCTACCAACTGGCTGAATTTGCAGAGCAAGTGGCGACAGTCACATTTGAAGATGTGAAATTAGTGACTGAGCAGCCGAAGCAGCCTGAAGCGTCTCAAATCGCGCAGGTGTATCAAGCATTAGTCTTAGCAACCCGCGATTACATTAACAAAAATGGCTTCAATGGGGCGATTTTAGGGTTATCCGGTGGAATTGATTCAGGATTAACCGTGGCGATCGCGGCGGATGCTATCGGTAAAGACAGGGTTCAAGCCGTTATGATGCCGTTCCGTTACACCGCTGAAATGAGCATTCATGATGCTAAAGAGCAGGCGGAATTACTGGGTGTTGAGTTTGATATCGTCTCCATCGAACCGATGTTTGATGCCTTTATGGCACAATTACAGCCGATGTTTGAAGGCACTCAACCGGATACTACAGAAGAGAATTTACAAGCCCGTTGCCGCGCCGTGATTTTAATGGCGATGTCCAATAAGCGCCGCCGTTTAGTGCTGACGACCAGCAATAAAAGTGAATCTGCAGTTGGGTATTCAACGTTGTATGGCGATATGGCAGGGGGCTTTGATGTCCTTAAAGATGTGCCAAAAACGCTGGTCTTTGAACTGGCTAAATATCGTAATACAATATCGCCGGCAATTCCGCAGCGCGTAATTGATAGACCACCTTCAGCGGAACTGGCTCCAGGGCAATTAGACCAAGATAGTTTACCGCCTTACGATGTGTTAGATGCCATCCTAGACGGTTATGTAGAAAAAGATTTATCTGTGGCTGACCTTATCAAGCTCGGATTTGATAGAGAAATTGTTCGCAAAGTTGTGCGTCTTGTCGATATTAACGAATATAAGCGCCGTCAGGCTCCTGTTGGACCGCGGATCACAATGCGTAATTTCGGTAAAGATCGTCGTTATCCGATTACCTCAGGTTTTGGCCGTAAAAACTGGTCATAA
- the glrR gene encoding two-component system response regulator GlrR — MTGRKSANLLLVDDDPSLLKLLGMRLSSEGFKVSTAESGPEALKLLQKEKIDLVISDLRMDEMDGMALFDEVQKAHPNLPVIILTAHGSIPDAVAATQRGVFSFLTKPVDKDALYKAIDEALALSSTPISDEEWSAGIVTRSPLMIRLLEQAHMVAQSDVSVLINGQSGTGKEVLAQAIHKVSPRAHKPFIAINCGALPEQLLESELFGHAKGAFTGAVSSREGLFFAASGGTLFLDEIGDMPMPLQVKLLRVLQERKVRPLGSNRDLDIDVRIISATHRNLPKAMEKNEFREDLYYRLNVVNLRIPALNERAEDIPLLANHLLREAAIRHKPFVRSFSSDAMKCLMTASWPGNVRQLVNVIEQCVALTTSPVISEALVSQALEGENTALPTFVEARNQFELNYLRKLLQMTKGNVTQAARMAGRNRTEFYKLLGRHDLEANDFKE; from the coding sequence ATGACCGGCCGTAAGTCAGCTAACTTACTTTTGGTGGATGATGATCCTAGCCTGCTAAAACTGCTTGGTATGCGTTTGAGCAGTGAAGGTTTTAAAGTCTCAACAGCGGAAAGTGGGCCTGAAGCACTAAAATTACTCCAGAAAGAAAAAATCGATCTCGTTATTAGTGATTTACGAATGGATGAAATGGATGGCATGGCGCTGTTTGATGAAGTGCAAAAAGCCCATCCGAATCTTCCGGTGATTATTCTCACTGCTCATGGTTCGATTCCTGATGCGGTTGCGGCAACGCAGCGCGGGGTGTTTAGTTTCTTAACCAAACCTGTTGATAAAGACGCGCTTTATAAAGCCATTGATGAAGCGTTAGCATTATCTTCAACACCAATTAGTGATGAAGAGTGGAGCGCTGGCATTGTCACGCGTAGCCCGCTGATGATCCGTTTACTTGAACAGGCCCATATGGTGGCACAATCAGATGTGAGTGTGCTGATTAATGGACAAAGTGGTACGGGTAAAGAAGTATTAGCGCAAGCGATTCATAAAGTTAGCCCACGAGCTCATAAACCGTTTATTGCAATTAACTGTGGCGCATTGCCTGAACAATTGCTTGAGTCTGAACTGTTTGGGCATGCTAAAGGCGCGTTTACAGGTGCAGTGAGTAGCCGTGAAGGGCTGTTTTTTGCCGCCAGCGGTGGGACGCTGTTTTTAGACGAAATTGGCGATATGCCGATGCCGCTGCAAGTCAAATTGCTGCGTGTTCTGCAAGAGCGTAAGGTTCGCCCGCTAGGAAGCAACCGCGATTTAGATATTGATGTACGCATTATTTCTGCGACTCACCGTAACTTACCGAAAGCGATGGAGAAAAACGAGTTTCGTGAAGATCTCTATTATCGCTTGAATGTGGTGAACTTGCGGATCCCTGCGTTGAATGAACGCGCGGAAGATATTCCGTTATTAGCTAATCATTTATTACGTGAAGCTGCGATCCGTCATAAACCCTTTGTTCGCAGTTTTTCGAGTGATGCGATGAAGTGCTTGATGACCGCAAGCTGGCCCGGAAACGTGCGGCAGTTAGTGAACGTGATTGAACAGTGTGTCGCATTGACCACATCTCCAGTGATCAGCGAAGCCCTCGTTAGTCAAGCTCTGGAAGGCGAAAATACGGCGCTACCGACCTTTGTGGAAGCACGTAACCAATTCGAATTAAATTATCTGCGTAAATTATTGCAGATGACCAAAGGCAACGTGACCCAAGCTGCACGCATGGCGGGACGCAACCGTACCGAGTTTTATAAATTACTTGGGCGTCACGATTTAGAAGCGAATGATTTTAAAGAATAA
- the glnB gene encoding nitrogen regulatory protein P-II, whose amino-acid sequence MKKIDAIIKPFKLDDVREALAEVGITGMTVTEVKGFGRQKGHTELYRGAEYMVDFLPKVKIEIVVPDDIVESCVETIMQTAQTGKIGDGKIFVYDVARVIRIRTGEQDEEAI is encoded by the coding sequence ATGAAAAAAATTGATGCAATTATAAAACCATTCAAACTTGATGATGTGCGCGAAGCGTTAGCTGAAGTAGGTATCACCGGTATGACGGTGACTGAAGTGAAAGGCTTTGGTCGCCAAAAAGGTCACACTGAACTGTATCGCGGTGCAGAATATATGGTGGATTTTTTACCAAAGGTAAAAATTGAAATCGTTGTGCCGGACGATATTGTTGAAAGCTGTGTAGAAACCATTATGCAAACGGCGCAAACCGGCAAAATCGGTGATGGGAAAATTTTTGTGTATGACGTCGCTCGCGTAATTCGTATTCGTACAGGTGAGCAGGACGAAGAAGCAATTTAA
- a CDS encoding IscS subfamily cysteine desulfurase, producing the protein MKLPIYLDYSATTPVDPRVAEKMMQCLTMDGNFGNPASRSHRFGWQAEEAVDIARNQIAELVNADPREIVFTSGATESDNLAIKGAAQFYQKKGKHVITCKTEHKAVLDTCRQLEREGFEVTYLAPQSNGLIDLKELEAAMREDTILVSIMHVNNEIGIVQDIATIGELCRSRGIVFHVDATQSVGKLPIDLSALKVDLMSFSAHKLYGPMGIGALYVRRKPRIRLEAQQHGGGHERGMRSGTLPVHQIVGMGEAYRIAKEEMAQESERLRGLRLRLWNGIKDIEEVYLNGDLENGAPHILNVSFNYVEGESLMMSLKDLAVSSGSACTSASLEPSYVLRALGMNDELAHSSIRFSFGRFTTEEEIDYAIKQIHGAIGHLRELSPLWDMFKAGVDLNSIEWSHH; encoded by the coding sequence ATGAAATTACCGATTTATCTAGATTATTCAGCAACTACGCCTGTCGATCCGCGCGTTGCTGAAAAAATGATGCAATGTCTAACAATGGATGGGAATTTTGGTAACCCAGCATCTCGTTCACACCGTTTCGGCTGGCAAGCTGAAGAGGCGGTAGATATTGCTCGTAATCAAATCGCTGAATTAGTGAATGCCGATCCTCGTGAAATCGTCTTCACATCAGGTGCAACAGAATCTGATAACTTAGCTATCAAAGGTGCTGCCCAGTTCTATCAGAAAAAAGGCAAGCACGTCATCACTTGTAAAACAGAACATAAAGCAGTTCTGGATACATGCCGTCAATTAGAGCGTGAAGGTTTTGAAGTGACTTACTTAGCACCTCAAAGCAACGGTTTAATTGACCTGAAAGAGTTAGAAGCGGCAATGCGCGAAGACACCATTTTAGTGTCAATCATGCACGTAAATAACGAAATCGGTATTGTTCAGGACATTGCTACAATCGGCGAATTATGCCGTAGCCGTGGTATCGTATTCCACGTTGATGCCACTCAAAGCGTGGGTAAATTACCTATCGACCTGTCAGCGTTAAAAGTTGACCTAATGTCATTCTCTGCACACAAACTGTACGGACCAATGGGTATCGGCGCACTGTATGTTCGTCGTAAACCACGTATTCGTTTGGAAGCGCAACAACACGGTGGTGGTCATGAACGTGGTATGCGTTCAGGAACTTTACCTGTTCACCAAATCGTGGGCATGGGCGAAGCTTACCGTATCGCTAAAGAAGAAATGGCTCAAGAATCTGAACGTCTGCGTGGTTTACGCTTACGTTTATGGAACGGCATTAAAGATATCGAAGAAGTTTACCTTAACGGTGACTTAGAAAATGGTGCGCCGCACATTCTGAACGTCAGCTTCAACTATGTTGAAGGTGAGTCATTAATGATGTCGCTGAAAGATTTAGCAGTTTCCTCTGGTTCAGCATGTACTTCTGCAAGCTTAGAACCTTCATACGTGCTGCGTGCTTTAGGTATGAATGACGAACTGGCTCATAGCTCAATTCGCTTCTCTTTCGGTCGCTTTACGACGGAAGAAGAAATTGACTATGCAATTAAACAAATTCATGGTGCGATCGGCCACTTACGTGAGCTGTCTCCTTTATGGGATATGTTTAAAGCAGGCGTAGATCTCAACAGCATCGAATGGTCTCACCATTAA
- a CDS encoding 3-phenylpropionate MFS transporter, whose product MVIPSTRWLAIDYFTYFFAYSIFLPFWSVWLQGEGIDAEMIGLLLGIGLAARFLGAMFITPQVKEPSKLINALRLLAALSLIFSIGFSFGSHWAWLMFVMIGFNLFFAPMVPLGDSLAGTWQKQFTFDYGKIRVWGSIAFIIGSSSMGYFAGVWGHTSIMVALVISCAALLLGAMLKPAIMPAGVAKIDGANKVSFKQLIADKNVLLFLICVTLLQGAHAAYYGFASLFWKEAGYSDLVIGNLWSLGVVAEVIVFMLSHRLFRRWSARNLLLLSAVCGIIRWGMMGAFTALPVLIIVQILHSGTFTVCHLAAMRFISARKENEIIPLQGAYSALATGGGLAVITIMVGYIYERMPDQHGVVFYLMALLAVPALFIRPKVTAQS is encoded by the coding sequence ATGGTTATTCCATCAACGCGTTGGCTAGCGATTGATTATTTTACCTACTTTTTTGCCTACAGTATTTTCTTACCATTTTGGTCAGTATGGCTACAAGGTGAGGGAATTGATGCAGAAATGATAGGGCTTTTGTTAGGTATCGGGCTTGCAGCGCGTTTTCTTGGCGCAATGTTTATCACCCCCCAAGTCAAAGAGCCTTCCAAACTGATCAATGCATTGCGATTACTGGCAGCGCTTTCCCTTATTTTCTCCATTGGATTTTCATTCGGCTCCCATTGGGCGTGGCTGATGTTCGTCATGATAGGGTTTAACCTATTTTTTGCCCCTATGGTGCCATTAGGGGATTCACTGGCAGGAACATGGCAAAAACAGTTTACTTTTGATTATGGCAAAATCCGTGTTTGGGGCTCCATCGCCTTTATTATTGGGTCATCGTCAATGGGCTATTTCGCTGGCGTGTGGGGACATACCTCTATTATGGTGGCGCTGGTGATCAGCTGCGCGGCCTTATTATTAGGGGCGATGCTAAAACCAGCGATTATGCCCGCGGGTGTGGCAAAAATCGATGGGGCAAATAAGGTATCATTCAAACAGCTGATTGCAGATAAAAACGTATTGTTGTTTTTAATCTGTGTGACGCTGTTGCAAGGTGCTCATGCCGCATATTATGGATTTGCCTCGCTGTTCTGGAAAGAAGCGGGTTATTCCGATTTAGTGATCGGTAATTTATGGTCGCTGGGTGTGGTGGCAGAAGTGATTGTATTTATGCTGAGCCATCGATTATTCCGGCGTTGGAGTGCACGTAATTTACTTTTATTATCCGCAGTTTGTGGAATTATCCGCTGGGGAATGATGGGGGCATTTACTGCATTACCAGTCTTAATTATTGTTCAGATATTACATAGCGGAACCTTCACCGTTTGCCACTTAGCGGCAATGCGCTTTATTAGCGCGCGTAAAGAAAATGAAATTATACCGTTGCAAGGTGCTTATTCTGCATTAGCGACTGGGGGAGGGCTTGCGGTGATCACCATTATGGTTGGTTATATTTATGAACGTATGCCTGACCAGCATGGTGTCGTGTTTTATTTGATGGCGCTCTTGGCTGTGCCTGCATTGTTTATTCGACCAAAAGTGACGGCTCAGTCTTAG
- the suhB gene encoding inositol-1-monophosphatase, which translates to MHPMLNIAIRAARKAGNYIAKNYEDPQNVTVTQKGANDFVTNVDRDAEQIIVDIIRKSYPDHTIITEESGELLGKDDDIQWVIDPLDGTTNFTKRLPHFSVSIAVRIKGRTEVAAVYDPMRNELFTAVRGQGAQMNGYRLRLAEKRDLEGAIVATGFPFKHKQHAPIYMNIMGKMFDQCADFRRTGSAALDLCYVAAGRVDAYFEIGLKPWDFLGGELIMREAGGIMTDFVGGHNYLASGNLVAGSPRVVRDILAAMKDELSEALKR; encoded by the coding sequence ATGCATCCGATGCTTAACATCGCCATACGTGCTGCACGTAAGGCTGGTAATTACATAGCTAAAAACTATGAAGATCCTCAGAACGTAACAGTAACCCAAAAGGGTGCTAACGATTTCGTCACTAACGTTGACCGTGACGCTGAGCAAATTATCGTTGATATTATTCGTAAATCTTACCCAGACCACACTATCATCACTGAAGAAAGTGGTGAGTTATTAGGTAAAGATGATGATATTCAATGGGTAATCGATCCACTGGATGGCACCACCAACTTCACAAAACGTCTCCCTCACTTCTCAGTCTCTATCGCTGTACGCATTAAAGGCCGTACAGAGGTTGCTGCTGTCTATGACCCAATGCGTAACGAATTATTCACGGCTGTACGTGGTCAAGGCGCTCAGATGAATGGTTACCGTTTACGTCTCGCTGAGAAACGCGATCTTGAAGGCGCAATTGTCGCTACAGGCTTCCCATTCAAACACAAACAACACGCTCCTATCTACATGAATATCATGGGCAAAATGTTTGACCAATGTGCAGATTTCCGTCGCACGGGTTCAGCGGCTCTGGATTTATGTTACGTGGCGGCAGGCCGTGTGGACGCGTACTTCGAAATCGGTTTAAAACCATGGGATTTCTTAGGTGGTGAACTGATCATGCGTGAAGCTGGCGGGATCATGACTGACTTCGTAGGCGGTCATAACTATTTAGCATCAGGTAACTTAGTCGCAGGTAGTCCGCGCGTTGTTCGCGATATTCTGGCTGCAATGAAAGATGAGTTATCTGAAGCATTAAAACGTTAA
- the iscR gene encoding Fe-S cluster assembly transcriptional regulator IscR → MRLTSKGRYAVTAMLDVALHSQTGPVPLADISERQGISLSYLEQLFSRLRKNDLVSSVRGPGGGYLLGRDADQIFVAEVIAAVDESVDATRCQGNKEGCQNGDRCLTHALWRDLSDRITSFLSSISLDELVKNQEVLDVADRQDNEKRKTMPNGITPESIINVRA, encoded by the coding sequence ATGAGACTCACTTCCAAAGGGCGTTACGCAGTAACTGCGATGCTAGATGTCGCGTTACATTCTCAGACAGGTCCAGTACCTTTAGCTGACATTTCTGAACGTCAGGGAATCTCCCTCTCTTATCTTGAGCAACTCTTCTCTCGTTTACGTAAAAACGATTTAGTTTCTAGTGTTCGCGGTCCCGGTGGCGGTTATTTGCTTGGGCGTGATGCTGACCAAATCTTTGTTGCTGAAGTAATTGCTGCGGTCGATGAATCCGTGGATGCAACCCGTTGTCAGGGTAATAAAGAAGGTTGTCAAAATGGCGACCGCTGCTTAACTCACGCATTATGGCGTGACCTAAGTGACAGAATCACCAGTTTTCTCAGCAGCATCAGCCTTGATGAGCTGGTTAAGAATCAAGAAGTTTTGGATGTTGCTGATAGGCAAGATAATGAAAAGCGTAAAACAATGCCGAACGGCATTACACCAGAATCCATTATCAATGTTCGTGCCTAA